A region from the Cannabis sativa cultivar Pink pepper isolate KNU-18-1 chromosome 9, ASM2916894v1, whole genome shotgun sequence genome encodes:
- the LOC133031323 gene encoding uncharacterized protein LOC133031323, translating into MPNYVKFLKDILTKKRRLGEFETVALTEGCSAMLKSKIPPKLKDPGSFTIPCSIGGRDVGRALCDLGASINLMPMSIFKKLGIGEARPTTVTLQLADRSMAHPEGKIEDVLVQVDKFIFPADFIILDYEADRDVPIILG; encoded by the coding sequence ATGCCGAACTATGTCAAGTTCTTAAAAGACATTTTGACGAAGAAAAGGAGGTTGGGGGAGTTTGAAACTGTAGCTCTTACCGAAGGATGCAGCGCCATGTTGAAAAGTAAGATTCCACCGAAGTTGAAGGATCCGGGTAGTTTTACAATCCCTTGTTCTATTGGGGGGCGGGATGTTGGAAGAGCTTTATGTGATTTGGGTGCAAGCATCAACCTCATGCCTATGTCGATCTTTAAGAAGTTGGGTATTGGTGAAGCACGTCCTACAACTGTTACATTGCAACTTGCTGACAGGTCCATGGCCCATccggaaggaaaaatagaagatGTTCTAGTACAGGTTGACAAGTTCATTtttccagctgatttcatcATCCTAGACTATGAAGCTGATAGAGATGTGCCTATTATCTTGGGTTGA